One window from the genome of Salvia miltiorrhiza cultivar Shanhuang (shh) chromosome 7, IMPLAD_Smil_shh, whole genome shotgun sequence encodes:
- the LOC130995599 gene encoding U-box domain-containing protein 45-like: MDASEIEENLISIGEPKLHGEMCKSLCTMYVKVLSVFPDLEAARPRSTSGIQALCALHIALEKTKNILQHCAECSKLYLAITGDSVVLKFEKARSALEDSLNRVEDIVPQVIGTQIAEILAELRTIEFALDPVEKQIGDEIIALLQQGRNFNSSSNDNNELESFHQSASKLGITSSRAALRERRALKKLIDRARAEEDKRKESIIAYLLHLIRKYSKLFRSDLSDDNDSQGSTPCSPTVQGSLDDGIVLGRNGCAFDRQLSKLSSFNFKSNFRRSEQMTVPPEELRCPISLQLMYDPVIIASGQTYERVCIEKWFSDGHNTCPKTQQQLSHLSLTPNYCVKGLVASWCEQNGLPVPDGPPESLDLNYWRLVLSESDSTNSKSLESISSCKCKGVKVVPLNDSGTIEEAEGNEEEEISTQEDDCEVNVFQKYEDYLRILEKEDDLMKKCKVAEQIRHLLKDDEEARIYVGANGFVEALLLFLESAVSAKNGMAQEIGAMALFNLAVNNNRNKELMLASGVLPILQNMIVDTDSVGAATALYLNLSCLEEAKSIIGTTEAVPFLIWVLKNETHEQCKLDALHTLYNISSQATNISHLLSAGIVDALQALITHPSDQAWTEKCIAVLIYLASSNTARDEMIKTPGLIGSLATILDVGEPVEQEQAVACLLILCNASEKCSQMVLQEGVIPSLVSISVNGTVRGKQKAQKLLMFFREQRQRDPPPGPTQPGCQSSEAGLPPEDTKPLSKTVSRRKVGKVWGFWWKNKSFSVYHC; encoded by the exons ATGGATGCTTCTGAGATTGAAGAAAATTTAATCTCCATTGGTGAGCCAAAG TTACATGGCGAGATGTGCAAGAGCCTGTGTACCATGTATGTGAAGGTGCTGTCGGTTTTTCCAGACCTAGAAGCAGCTAGGCCAAGGAGCACATCCGGCATTCAGGCACTATGTGCTCTGCACATTGCACTCGAGAAGACAAAGAATATTCTTCAACACTGTGCAGAGTGTAGTAAACTTTACTTG GCAATAACTGGAGATTCTGTTGTTCTAAAATTTGAGAAGGCAAGATCTGCCTTAGAAGATAGTTTAAATCGGGTTGAAGATATAGTTCCACAAGTTATTGGTACTCAG ATTGCTGAGATATTAGCTGAGCTAAGAACTATTGAGTTCGCACTTGATCCCGTGGAGAAGCAAATTGGTGACGAGATCATTGCTTTACTCCAGCAAGGAAGAAACTTCAACAGCAGTTCAAATGACAATAATGAGCTTGAATCCTTTCACCAATCTGCTTCTAAATTGGGTATCACCTCTTCAAGAGCTGCACTTAGGGAGAGGAGGGCTTTAAAGAAGCTCATAGATAGAGCTCGTGCTGAGGAAGATAAAAGGAAAGAGTCAATCATTGCTTATCTTCTTCATCTCATAAGGAAGTATTCAAAGTTGTTCAGGAGTGATTTATCAGATGATAATGATTCACAAGGCTCAACGCCTTGTTCACCTACTGTTCAGGGATCTTTGGATGATGGTATTGTTCTGGGCCGCAATGGCTGTGCCTTTGACCGACAACTGTCAAAACTCAgttcttttaattttaagtCCAATTTCCGGAGATCAGAGCAGATGACAGTCCCTCCTGAAGAGTTAAGGTGTCCAATATCATTGCAACTTATGTATGATCCAGTTATTATAGCTTCTGGGCAAACATATGAAAGGGTTTGCATTGAAAAATGGTTCAGTGATGGGCACAATACTTGCCCTAAAACTCAGCAGCAGCTCTCTCATCTATCGTTGACTCCAAATTATTGTGTTAAAGGTTTGGTGGCTAGTTGGTGCGAACAGAATGGACTTCCTGTTCCAGATGGCCCACCAGAGTCCCTTGACCTTAATTACTGGCGTCTAGTGTTATCGGAGAGTGACTCGACAAATTCAAAGTCATTAGAAAGTATCAGTTCGTGCAAGTGCAAGGGTGTCAAGGTGGTACCTTTAAATGATAGTGGGACCATTGAGGAAGCTGAAGGTAATGAAGAGGAAGAGATTTCTACACAGGAAGATGATTGTGAAGTTAATGTCTTTCAGAAATACGAGGATTATCTGAGAATTTTGGAGAAGGAGGATGACTTGATGAAGAAATGCAAAGTGGCAGAGCAAATAAGACACTTGCTAAAAGATGACGAAGAAGCCAGGATTTATGTTGGGGCGAATGGTTTTGTCGAAGCACTGCTGCTGTTTTTGGAGTCTGCTGTCTCTGCCAAGAATGGGATGGCTCAGGAAATTGGGGCAATGGCTCTATTCAACCTTGCTGTAAATAACAACAG AAACAAAGAATTGATGCTGGCATCAGGAGTACTTCCAATACTACAGAACATGATTGTTGATACTGATTCTGTTGGAGCAGCTACAGCTCTTTACCTGAATCTTTCGTGCCTTGAGGAGGCCAAGTCCATTATAGGAACTACGGAGGCTGTCCCTTTCTTGATCTGGGTTCTTAAGAATGAAACTCACGAGCAATGTAAACTTGATGCTCTCCACACACTCTATAACATTTCGAGTCAAGCCACGAATATTTCTCACCTCCTGTCTGCTGGCATTGTTGATGCCCTCCAAGCTCTCATCACACACCCTAGTGACCAAGCTTGGACGGAGAAATGCATTGCTGTGCTAATATATCTAGCCTCAAGTAACACCGCAAGAGATGAGATGATAAAGACTCCCGGGCTGATCGGTTCACTTGCCACCATTCTGGATGTTGGTGAGCCTGTTGAACAAGAACAAGCCGTGGCTTGTCTTCTGATATTGTGTAATGCAAGTGAGAAGTGCAGTCAAATGGTCCTTCAAGAAGGGGTGATACCTTCGTTGGTGTCCATTTCAGTGAATGGGACTGTGAGAGGGAAACAGAAAGCGCAGAAGCTTTTGATGTTCTTCCGGGAGCAGCGGCAACGAGATCCACCACCTGGTCCTACACAGCCGGGGTGTCAGAGTAGTGAGGCGGGGTTGCCCCCCGAAGATACAAAACCATTGTCCAAGACGGTTTCGAGAAGAAAAGTCGGTAAGGTATGGGGTTTCTGGTGGAAGAACAAGAGTTTCTCCGTATACCATTGTTAG
- the LOC130993889 gene encoding uncharacterized protein LOC130993889, with protein MNGGGGVRREARGENGEAAATNSGGRGRQRRRNKGEGNDGGCGVTEREDDNGFIDEKGGRWRQRNKGEGSGGADGLQRGNGRANLDRENGGVEKMHFFSLKRSDLHRNTSIPGLPELGGVALGAAWTGGWSGLLLLRAVALTEGGRRRAADGGQWMVSDVGEGEGGGWDSGNLGFCSASERVKFALTEGGGWRQTEGGGWRRTEGRVKEANGGVEAEGAE; from the exons ATGAATGGTGGAGGCGGCGTGAGAAGAGAGGCAAGAGGGGAAaatggggaggcggcggcgacgaaTAGCGGGGGAAGAGGGAGGCAGCGCCGGCGGAACAAAGGGGAAGGGAACGATGGTGGTTGTGGAGTTACAGAGAGGGAAGACGACAACGGATTCATAGATGAGAAAGGTGGGAGGTGGCGCCAGCGGAACAAAGGGGAGGGGAGCGGCGGCGCCGATGGATTGCAGAGGGGAAATGGTAGAGCGAATTTAGATAGAGAGAATGGGGGAg TGGAAAAAATGCACTTTTTCAGTCTAAAGAGAAGCGACCTTCACAGAAACACAAGTATTCCTGGACTGCCGGAGCTCGGCGGCGTGGCGCTCGGAGCTGCCTGGACGGGAGGCTGGAGCGGCCTTCTTCTCCTTAGGGCAGTCGCGCTGACGGAGGGCGGCAGACGGAGGGCGGCGGACGGAGGGCAGTGGATGGTGTCGGACGTCGGAGAGGGTGAAGGAGGCGGATGGGATTCAGGGAACTTAGGGTTCTGTTCTGCGTCGGAGAGGGTGAAGTTCGCGCTGACGGAGGGCGGTGGATGGCGGCAGACGGAGGGTGGTGGATGGCGGCGGACGGAGGGGAGGGTGAAGGAGGCGAACGGAGGGGTGGAGGCAGAAGGAGCTGAGTAG
- the LOC130993890 gene encoding F-box/kelch-repeat protein At5g26960-like, which translates to MSAASSSDSCPSRHFSWLMKSCFPNPQKPHNPSALSTTTIGGADTTISSLSNNLVLECLSGVPHFTLPSPPSVCCRWTYLLNSLAFHLRHQTLFYSVLVFSLFSHFRLVSIGRKIYIIDRMAMLQCDTWTRTTKMTFLRKKFAATAVDEKILVLRITPYTRLGFI; encoded by the coding sequence ATGTCAGCAGCATCGAGCTCTGACTCGTGCCCCTCCCGACACTTCTCATGGCTGATGAAATCCTGCTTCCCCAACCCCCAGAAGCCCCACAACCCCTCCGCCCTCTCCACCACCACTATCGGCGGTGCCGACACCACCATTTCGAGCCTCTCCAATAACCTTGTCCTAGAATGCCTCTCTGGAGTCCCTCACTTCACCCTCCCTTCTCCCCCTTCCGTCTGTTGCCGCTGGACCTACCTCCTCAACTCCCTCGCCTTCCACCTCCGCCACCAAACCCTCTTCTACAGCGTCCttgttttctctctcttctcgcaTTTTCGATTGGTATCAATTGGCCGGAAAATATACATCATCGACCGGATGGCGATGCTTCAGTGCGACACGTGGACAAGGACAACCAAGATGACCTTTTTGAGGAAGAAGTTCGCCGCCACTGCGGTCGACGAGAAGATACTCGTATTACGTATAACACCCTATACTCGACTTGGGTTCATCTAA